One stretch of Prunus persica cultivar Lovell chromosome G1, Prunus_persica_NCBIv2, whole genome shotgun sequence DNA includes these proteins:
- the LOC109947607 gene encoding B3 domain-containing protein REM8-like — translation MAGKCSVFFKFLVPGFNKRLSLPVAFSSSLSEKKLDKAVIKSCLGSWCVRLGRSVDGVLSFEEGWEVFVNHHGLNIGEMVVFEHKGKMVFNVVAYESLGSEKEYELQSDKHQHDYKGKRTLKGTASSSSRTLFSTTMSKSHGDPLHAYMTFPAKFARSNGIVATSRIILKDPSGRSWPLIISKWESKTRGSYRIATRKGWYKFYEANKLKDGDVCIFNLKPVSSKSGSKSTHVLEVQITRGGS, via the exons ATGGCTGGGAAATGCTCCgtgtttttcaagtttttggtTCCTGGGTTCAACAAAAGACTT TCACTTCCAGTAGCTTTCAGTAGTTCTCTGAGTGAAAAGAAACTGGATAAAGCAGTTATTAAAAGCTGCTTGGGGTCTTGGTGTGTGAGACTTGGCAGGAGTGTTGATGGAGTACTTTCTTTCGAAGAAGGTTGGGAAGTTTTTGTGAACCATCACGGCCTGAACATTGGAGAAATGGTAGTATTTGAACACAAAGGCAAAATGGTGTTCAATGTGGTTGCCTATGAGTCACTTGGTAGTGAGAAAGAGTATGAACTGCAGAGCGACAAGCACCAGCATGATTACAAAG GAAAAAGAACCTTAAAAGGAACTGCATCCTCAAGCTCAAGGACATTGTTCAGTACCACGATGAGTAAATCCCATGGGGATCCTCTTCATGCTTATATG ACTTTTCCTGCGAAATTTGCAAGATCAAATGGCATTGTGGCCACATCCAGAATCATTCTCAAAGACCCTTCTGGAAGATCATGGCCGCTGATCATAAGTAAGTGGGAAAGCAAAACCAGGGGTAGTTATCGTATAGCTACTAGAAAAGGATGGTACAAGTTTTATGAAGCCAACAAGCTCAAAGATGGGGATGTCTGCATATTCAATCTCAAACCGGTATCATCTAAGTCAGGTTCAAAATCAACTCATGTCTTGGAAGTCCAGATAACCCGAGGTGGATCCTAG
- the LOC18789874 gene encoding signal peptidase complex-like protein DTM1 has product MANDAVFRASLVWLAAVIVVVGVCTQSFKKMMYTYVVGVLGISGLLLPDWGYFDRDFSRWTSPVSAEERASEVAQRSGLIRRFRKNPMRLVAYATVYGFALHKWWMFISS; this is encoded by the exons ATGGCAAACGATGCCGTTTTCAGGGCCTCTCTGGTTTGGTTGGCTGCAGTTATAGTGGTAGTTGGAGTATGCACACAGTCtttcaagaagatgatgtACACTTACGTGGTTGGTGTGCTGGGTATTTCTGGGTTGCTCTTGCCCGATTGGGGTTACTTTGACCGAGACTTTTCGCGGTGGACGTCTCCGGTTTCAGCCGAGGAAAGAGCCTCTGAAGTTGCTCAAAGATCTGGGTTAATTAGAAG ATTTAGAAAAAATCCTATGAGATTGGTTGCTTATGCCACAGTTTATGGGTTTGCTCTACACAAGTGGTGGATGTTCATATCAAGCTAA